A stretch of DNA from Glycine max cultivar Williams 82 chromosome 18, Glycine_max_v4.0, whole genome shotgun sequence:
atatatcaatttcaCTATAATTTCTTATTGGGACATCAATTTGttcatcaaacacaatcaatttggattaaaaacataagaatagaattaaatttcataaaaataacccaaaataacccaaaaattgatTATCTAGGAATCctatacatgttcattctaCTAATTCTCAAGCGTGAGTAATTCATCCCATACCTTGATGTAGTCGCTCAAACATTCTCCGTTGGTAATGATTGCATTTTTGGttagaaaaaagaacaaaaaatataaaaaatattttgtaaaactgcTCTAGGAGTTAAAAGTTCTTTTATACAATGAGAAATTTGATGGCCTAATTCTCATTCCTATTTtttctagtttattttattaaatataaaaacactcttctaattaattaattaattgttttattttatttttaccaatGAAAACAGGGTGATATACCGCAGATGGTGATGGAGGCGATTGGCCCGTTCTGACGGGTGGTGAAGGCAATGAAGGAGTTTGAAAGAGacaaaattagagaaaataaacataatccagtgtatgacatgtatggtattattgtttatatcagataaattattattttatttttaaataatgcaACATAAACAAAAgtcacaacaatttttttttctaacaacaAAAGCTTAGACTACATATTAAAGAAACGAGGAAAACTAAAATCTATACGAAGTCTTCCCACAAAAGACCCATGGCTGAGGCAAAGATCACACAAATGATATACGGACActctaatatataaatatataggtTTTTCCtatttgacatttttaaaatctatttatttatttttctatctctttctttttcttaattaacgGCTATTAACATTGTTGTCCacaaatcattattaattttgCCGTGGCTGAAATTGTCACGCATAGtccatcaaacaaacaaaaatcaaaggCAAGCGTAGACTTGAAATCTCCTgctttcttagaaaaaaatagaaaaaaacacGAATCATCCTGCAATATTAGTAAAGGAAATCTTGATAATTCATACTTCATAGTTGATTTCCATCGTTTGAACTCACTGTTTTGCAACTGTGTGCTGCTTCGCTTACAGCTTATATCCATGGACACAACTGGCACCCATATTGCTTCAGGGGCCATCTTCTTCCTTCTGTTGCTGTGCCTCTCTAATCTTTCCATAGCAGATGTTATTTATAGTCCCGTTGAACTCTTCAGCATCAACTGTGGCTCTAACAGTAGCTTGTCCACTCGCGATGGTCGCAATTGGACTGCAGACATCAAATTCCTCTCAGAAAACAAGGACTCAGTTGCTGCTCCTGCACTCACACCATCTATCCTAGAGGGTCCTTACACCGATGCTCGTTTCTCTCACTCCCAATTCACTTACTCCTTCCCTGTTTCCACAGGCCCAAAGTTTCTTCGCCTCTTCTTCTACTCAACTTCCTACCAAAACTTCCATCGCTCCAAAGCCTATTTCTCAGTCAAAGCAGGCCCATACACCCTCCTTCAATACTTCAATGCTTCCCTCAATGCTGATGCTGATGATGACCCGGACAACTTCTTATTCAGAGAGTATTGCATCAACCTCCGAGATGGTGAGAGGCTCAACATAAGCTTCATTCCAAGCACCGAAGATTCGTACGCTTTCATCAATGGAATAGAGATTGTTTCAATGCCCCCTTTTCTCTATTACACCAATCCTGATGACGACTTGCCTCAACTCGTTGGCCTCAATATGAACCCGTTCCCCATTGAAAACAACTATGCTATGGAGACAAAGTATCGGTTAAGAGTTGGAGACCAAGAAATCCCGGCCTCACAGGACACGGGTATGCTCAGGAGCTGGGATGTGGATAACAAATATGTAACAACTCAAAATGTACTATCTCTAGATATTGACTCTGGAATTAAGCTGAGATTCACAAAGACTCCTAACTACACGGCACCAGACACAGTGTACCGATCCCTAAGGAATATGGGAAGTAATGGCACCGTCAACATGGGGTTCAACCTCACATGGCAACTTCCCGTTGATTCAGGCTTCACCTACTTGCTAAGATTACACTTTTGCCAGCTTGACCCGAATATTAGCCATCCTGGTGACCAGAGCTTCTTCATCTACGTTCAGGATCAGTTGGTTGAAAAGTGGGCAGGCATTCTCGGTTGGAGCGATAAACAGAAGGGTGTCCCAGTGGTTAAACAGTATGTAGTTTTAATCCCAGGGAATGAGCAGGAAACGCTTAATCTTTCACTGAAAATGCATCCTAACCCTCAAAGCTTGGCCAAGGACGCTCAAATAAACGCAATTGAACTCTTCAAGATCAACGACCCAACAGGTAGAAGTAGAATTGACTCATGTGAAAACTCAAGATCAAGTTGCGGATATTTTCACCAAGCCTCTCAAATTTGAAGATTTTCGAAGATTGCGAGCAAGACTTGGTGTGCAGAAGAATTTTCCAATTAAGGGAGGAtgttagatattaattagaaaaataataataacaagttttatgagccttaaattgtgaaagatgaaagttgtaaggttgtgagttacaaagtcttgaataagcaattatgtgagcatttagtattcttgaataagcaaattatgtgagtggtcactctattttagtataaatagggGATCATATTCTTGTATTTGGAGtgccaaatgaaataaaatcttcttcttcttccaacacCTTTTGCTCTCCTTTATTGCCATCCTCATCAAACGCAGGAAGAATGTCGCCGTCAATGaaagttcaaataaaaaagaggGAACTTCTCGGGACAATGGCTCACTATCTGTACCAACGGGCCTCTGCCGCCACTTCTCAATCAAAGAAATGAGAACTGCCACCAACAACTTTGATGAAGTCTTCGTGGTTGGCGTGGGAGGCTTCGGCAATGTGTACAAAGGCCACATCGACAATGGTTCAACTACAGTCGCAATCAAAAGGCTCAAACAGGGTTCTCGGCAAGGTATTCGCGAGTTCAAGAACGAGATCGAAATGTTGTCTCAACTTCGTCATCCCAATATTGTTTCCCTCATCGGTTACTGTTACGAGAGCAATGAGATGATCCTGGTTTACGAATTCATGGATTGTGGAAACCTCCGTGATCATCTCTACGACACTGATAACCCGTCTCTGTCGTGGAAGCATAGGCTGCAGACATGCATAGGTGTTGCGCGAGGATTGGATTATCTGCATACAGGTGTGAAGCAGGTGATAATTCACCGTGACGTCAAGAGTGCAAATATCTTATTGGATGAGAAATGGGAGGCCAAGGTTTCAGATTTCGGGTTAGCCAGAATTGGGGGGCCGATGGGTATTTCGATGATGACCACCAGCGTGAACACTGAGGTGAAAGGTAGCATTGGATATTTGGATCCAGAGTATTACAAGCGTAACATTTTGACGGAGAAATCTGACGTGTACTCATTTGGGGTGATGCTGTTGGAGGTGTTATCTGGGAGGCACCCTTTGCTCCATTGGGAGGAGAAGCAACGAATGTCACTTGCTAATTGGGCAAAACATTGCTATGAGAAGGGAACTCTGAGTGAGATTGTGGATTCAGAACTCAAGGGTCAGATAAAACCTCAATGTTTGCACAAATTTAGTGAGGTGGCACTGAGCTGTTTGCTTGAGGATGGGACTCAACGACCTTCCATGAAAGACATCGTTGGGATGCTGGACTTGGTTCTTCAGATTCAGGATAGTGCTGTTAATTATGAAGATAGCAGTAGCCATAGTACTGTACCTCTTTCAGATTGTAGTGAGAACACTGGATTGAGCACGACAAGTGATGGAGATGGTAGCTATGGCAGGATGGAATCTTTTGTGTTGATACCGGATGATGTTTTCTCTGAGACTAAGAATCCAAAGCGACGGTGAGGTTGAAGCAGTAGTATTCAAGTTAGCATGAGTATCAATCGTTGCAGGATGGAATCTTTTGTGTTGGAGTTTGTTTTCTCTttcagtattatttttttaaccctctagttaaatagtaaaaaagattttaattaattcgaAATTTATCTGGAAAATAAGTAATCTTGACCAagaattctttataattatttaattctatACAATATCatattcaatgtttttttttatgtttaaataataGGTCGAGCGCATACACAAATCACTCAACATACTTTTATCCGCTGAAATTTCCACACATAACTCcagtttaagtaattttttccATAAGTATtagtagaaaatagaaaaaatgtaaaacaaattaaatttctctttaaattTATCTCATAagtaacttaaaattaatttatacactacaattttttaatagaaactcTCTTatctattttcataaaattgatttgcataaattcattttgtcttttatgaaaattaaattatgttatactttattttcttctatttgttgaaaattatcaatgaAGACAATACTTTCTGGACGTGTGGCAACATGTCTGAAACGCACGgtttcattttcatatatatatatatataaaatcataaccACCCCTTTTAGTTTTATAACCACCCAAAATCCCCCTTAGTTTTaggtaaaattacatttttggtCCTCCAGTTTATCTTTAATTTCGGATTTGGTTCCCcaataatttcattcaaaaatcaagtcctcctattttgtaaaatcgtgTAATGTTGGTCTTTCAGACCacaattggacgttgaccgttaagCAGTGATGTTGATTATCATgtgtcacgttcttattggatgatAATTGTCACGTGTCGTGTTCTGATTGgtcaatgaaaacaacaatgcatttcatctttcatggaGTTGACATTCAATCAAAACATGACACATGACAATTatcatccaataagaacgtgacacgtgacagtcaacaTCATTGCTTAACGGTCAACAT
This window harbors:
- the LOC100779523 gene encoding receptor-like protein kinase FERONIA; translation: MDTTGTHIASGAIFFLLLLCLSNLSIADVIYSPVELFSINCGSNSSLSTRDGRNWTADIKFLSENKDSVAAPALTPSILEGPYTDARFSHSQFTYSFPVSTGPKFLRLFFYSTSYQNFHRSKAYFSVKAGPYTLLQYFNASLNADADDDPDNFLFREYCINLRDGERLNISFIPSTEDSYAFINGIEIVSMPPFLYYTNPDDDLPQLVGLNMNPFPIENNYAMETKYRLRVGDQEIPASQDTGMLRSWDVDNKYVTTQNVLSLDIDSGIKLRFTKTPNYTAPDTVYRSLRNMGSNGTVNMGFNLTWQLPVDSGFTYLLRLHFCQLDPNISHPGDQSFFIYVQDQLVEKWAGILGWSDKQKGVPVVKQYVVLIPGNEQETLNLSLKMHPNPQSLAKDAQINAIELFKINDPTEIFFFFQHLLLSFIAILIKRRKNVAVNESSNKKEGTSRDNGSLSVPTGLCRHFSIKEMRTATNNFDEVFVVGVGGFGNVYKGHIDNGSTTVAIKRLKQGSRQGIREFKNEIEMLSQLRHPNIVSLIGYCYESNEMILVYEFMDCGNLRDHLYDTDNPSLSWKHRLQTCIGVARGLDYLHTGVKQVIIHRDVKSANILLDEKWEAKVSDFGLARIGGPMGISMMTTSVNTEVKGSIGYLDPEYYKRNILTEKSDVYSFGVMLLEVLSGRHPLLHWEEKQRMSLANWAKHCYEKGTLSEIVDSELKGQIKPQCLHKFSEVALSCLLEDGTQRPSMKDIVGMLDLVLQIQDSAVNYEDSSSHSTVPLSDCSENTGLSTTSDGDGSYGRMESFVLIPDDVFSETKNPKRR